The genomic interval tatggtgggaggaaaccaggcagagcccgagggaaacccaagaccatccgcaggatgctggcagaccttcccacatacggcatacatgctgaacttgaactcataaccaccggattggtgaggggctctagggtcattatgctgcgctagcgcactaaccaactgagccacggaggcccctttttcTACTCTTATCACGACTCTACATGTTGggataactctttttacccataagtgaaagattactgaaataatgttacccaaaattcctttcttctggtgaacttcagggaaaaaaaatgatgtgatatctgagttcctagatactgtcagcatggctcataaagcccaccatagaggtgaTGTGATATctgagttcctagatactgtcagcatggctcataaagcccaccatagaggtgatgtgatatcagagttcctagatactgtcagcatggctcataaagcccaccatagaggtgaTGTGATATCTGAGTTCCTAGATAcagtcaatatggctcataaaccccaccacagagctgatgtgatgtcagagttcctagatatggtctgtatggctcataaagcccaccatagaggtgaTGTGATATCTGACTTCCTAGATAcagtcaatatggctcataaaccccaccacagagctgatgtgacgtcagagttcctagatactgtcagcatggctcataaagcccaccatagaggtgaTGTGATATctgagttcctagatactgtcagcatggctcataaagcccaccatagaggtgaTGTGATATctgagttcctagatactgtcagcatggctcataaagcccaccatagaggtgatgtgatatcagagttcctagatactgtcagcatggctcataaagcccaccatagaggtgaTGTGATATCTGAGTTCCTAGATAcagtcaatatggctcataaaccccaccacagagctgatgtgatgtcagagttcctagatatggtctgtatggctcataaagcccaccatagaggtgaTGTGATATCTGACTTCCTAGATAcagtcaatatggctcataaaccccaccacagagctgatgtgacgtcagagttcctagatactgtcagcatggctcataaagcccaccatagaggtgaTGTGATATctgagttcctagatactgtcagtatggctcataaagcccaccatagaggtgatgtgatatcagagttcctagatactgtcagtatggctcataaagcccaccatagaggtgaTGTGGTATctgagttcctagatactgtcagtatggctcataaagcccaccatagaggtgatgtgacgtcagagttcctagatactgtcagcatggctcataaagcccaccatagaggtgaTGTGATATctgagttcctagatactgtcagcatggctcataaagcccaccataggtttcaaacatttgaatgcctttcaaaactctttaaaaaatctgaaaaaaatgaatgaaagtattaTGACTCATAGTTTTCAGGTATCTGTAAAATGAACCTTGCCTCATAGTTTAGCtctcttttactttaaatatgatATTGTTCCACTGAAGTTTGCACTTAGCAGGTGTTTCATAAATCATACAGCAAAAACTCTTATTTATCCatttaaatttttcaatttaataCTTTTCAAATAATTTGCTGATTTTTGGGCATGTGAGTATTCtgttgaaagatttttttttctctcaaactTTATCACACTGAAAATTATCTCAATTACTGTGAAAACCCCAAAATTGCTTAAACGGAGTGAACGCAAGCTGTTTTTAAGCAGATGACCTTAACTGTCTGTCAAGCCAACCTCCTATTGAGAAAGATGTTGATGCTTCTATGTGTGACAGTGTACAAAACACTAactaatttgttcatttctaaAATAGATAATTAGAGTCTGTTTCTAATATCTGTTACCTTCGGTGACCTGTAATTGATTTGTTGAATTTTGTTCTTAATTACAGAGATTTGAAAGTTGTCATATTGGGAGATGCAGCTGTTGGCAAAACCACTTTGGTTCATCGCTATATCGAAGGAAAGTTTGAAGAAACAATAAGTGTAAGTGGTGAATTGCATGTTCTGGAAGACTGATAGGAAAGAACCAAAACAAAAGGTTGTTTTATTGCACTCCCTTCACAGAAGTTGATGAGGGGACATGATCATGATAGACTTGTAATATTGGGCTTTCAGGAGAGTTCTATTTTTGCATgtggctttttgtttttttaagtcTATCAACAATTGAAACATGGAGTCTCATTCCCACTGATCACCCTTGAATATTATTGTTTCCTTTactgttattttgtgttgaaaattgcTACGATGCTTCAGTTGCTAGAAAACATGAGATGTTGGTTCAGACTTAGCCTTGGACAGGCATTCCTAGAAATTCCCCAACTCCACCGTTCTTGTGGCCTTGGTGCCAGTAAGGCCTCAACAGCTTATTGTGTTATTGaggtggtcttacatgaagttccttGACCATCACTTGCCTTCTACTAATATTTGACAATATATATAGGTATTCAGGAATTTTAGTTTCTTCAACTCATGAAATTGAAAAATGatgtcatataagcgaaatattcttgagtacatgtacatcagataaataaataaataaatgtttcacaaTATATTTTTGTTCTACAAAGTGGCACATGTCATTTTTACCTGTTAGTGTCAAGGTAGAGTGGTGGATACAACACTGTCAGGGGAAATATCATTTGTATTTGTGCTCCTTGTGATAAGGCAAGTACGGCTCACTCACTGCATACATGACACCGCTTTGGTGACCTAATGATTGGAGTGTCCACCTTGAAATCAAGTCTCCAGACTTACCAAAGTCATACCAAAGAGTACTAGTTGCTGCCTCGCATGgcgctcatcactgagaggttagaggaaggaaacaggtctggttgaccaggtgtcagtatgatgtgactgggtggggtgtcatgtctggtgtcttcggcatgatatttcagtagCGGCAGCGCTTAGGGAGTGTGGACTTGCCCTACCACAAGATAcagacacctaatgactcctcagcgtcatatgactgaaaaattgttaagtatggcattaaatctcaagcattcattcattcactgcaGACATGACGGAGTTGTCTCCCATTCTGTTGTACTACTGAACTTCGCCATAGATTTCTCAGTTTATCTGTTTGTATGTGCTACATACAAAAGTAGTAAAACACATtattccctggtttccatacgATGTTTACAGAGGAATAAATAACGGCCTgaggatttgatttatttatttgattggtgttttacgccgtactcaagaatatttcacttatatgatggcagccagcattatggtgggaggaaactgggcagaacccggggcaaacccatggccatctgcatgttgctgaaagaccttccaaccaagccagcatgagctggacttgaactcacgttgcccgcattggtgagaggcttctgggtcattaccctgcggtAGAGTgataaccaagtgagccacggaggcccccttaagCCTGAGGGGGCCTAAAACCTATAAAATGGATAATAAGTTTCAAGGACAGTTTTTTAATGTCCTCTCAActgatttgtatgttttctctCTAACAGACCATTGGAGCCTCTTTCTTTCTCAAGCAGTGGGGGCCGTACAATGTAGCTGTCTGGGTAAGctataagctacatgtacatttataacaaacATGTTTCTCACATGAACACGAGAAATCACCAACTTTGTTAACTTTTTCATCTCCGCTACTATCATTTAacttcttcatcatcatcaccgTCACTGTCAGTTGACATCTTTGTCAACTTCATCATCATCCGCAGCATCATCATCAGTATCTCTATCAGTTATTTTCAACATCAGCTTCATTATCAACATGGTTATCAATTAAATTGGTCATCTTCATCATCATGAACATCATTATTATCCACTTCATCAACATCACTCTCAGGAAAATGTCTACGACTTCGTTATCTCATAATCACCttcacaatctttttttttatgttaaaaacaaGGATAAATCCAAAGTACCATTAAGAATGGTTTAAATAGAaaggaaatttgttttttttatttattaatttgtacaTGGATAATAAAATCAGTTTCAGTCGCACAATGATAATTACAATGGCAACGACACTGTGGTGGTTTTTGAAGGTTTGATTTGAATTCATGTGAGACTTCCCTAGTCTCTGTAAGTAAGAGTATAGTTTTGCTTTTAAGGCTTTCTGTTGAATACTTATGTTCTCCACAACTTTTGGCACAGGATACAGCAGGTGAGGAGAAATACTCTGGGCTCTCGTCATTTTACTGTCGTGGTGCTGGAGCAGCCATATTGGCGTATGATATCAGAGAAGGAAAGACATTTGAGTCGTTatggtatgtatacatgtacatctaataatctataaaagttaacaaaaacattttcagaaagATAGGGATTAATGGCTAGAATAGTCAATGTGTTTGTTATTTGGCAATGATCAAATGTGCCCAGCCATTCAGTAACTAAAATGAAGTAACAAgtatgatatataatatatataaatattttatattttaacctGCGCAATGATGGAATTTATTGATTTCCCGGCTGTTTGCAGGAACTTGGTGACATAAAGATGTGGCCGTTGTACCATTTGTAATCTTTCATTGAAGAATGCTTCCAGCTTCccccatccataaaactgacaatgaTTTAACTTAaatattccagtttcctccatcggTGAAACCCAGGGGGATTTAACTTATgtattccagtttcctccatctgtAAAACCCATGAGGATTTAACTTAAgtattccagtttcctccatctgtAAAACTCATGAGGATTTACCTTGAGGGTactagtttcctccatccataaaactcaTGAGGATTTAACCTgtgcattccagtttcctccctccataaaaCTCATGAGGATTTACCTTGAGTGTTGTGGTTTCCTCGATCCAAAAAACTCAAGAGGATTTACCTTGAGCATTCTGGTTCCCTCCATCTGTAAAACTCTTGAGGATTTTCCTTGAGGATTCCAGCtccttccatccataaaactcaCTCCCAccctctatttatttatttatttaagcgactgttgtttaacatcaGGATCaaagatttttcacttacaccatgcctgtcagttttatgtgtagAAAACCACAGAACATTGGGAAGTTACTGAGAAACTTTTCCAGTGTGTGACGACCATCATATTtgagaaaaattctttagtattgcattaaataagacaaataaataaattgaaacgtttaaatattatttttttattgcacTCTTGTGTCAAGGTTAACTAACCACACTCATGTTTCACTCATGACACATATTGAGATTCTTATTATTTAAATTCTTgttcaaataatttaaattctTACTTTactcaaatatttaaattcttataTAAATGATCAAATTCtcaaataaatgattgaatTCTAATGTTAATATCTAGatcattttgtatgtatttaaattCTCACTTAAGTATGTAAATTTTTGTATAAGGGCACGATTCACTCCCCTGTTGGAAGCCGCTGATGAGAAGTGTGTTCGAGTTGTCGTGGGAACAAAATTAGACTTGGTCAAGCCAggttcaagggagataacccttgAAGAAGGGGAACACTTTGCCAGTGAAATCAACGAGCACATACCTAAAGACAGGCTGAAGCACATCCCTTATTTTGAGACGTCCAGCGTGACTGGGGAAAGCGTGGAGAAAATGTTTGAGTTTATTCTCGACTATTGCCTGCCACTGACAGAAGAAATGAAGCTATCAATGGAGGGAAACACCATTCATCTGAAAGATTCAAAGACAGATACTGTTAAGAAGAATGGATGTGCATGTTAGTTCAAGTGCACTGATATTtcgatctttttttttcttagatgtgtttatacatgtacatgttggagCTTTGATAGtagaattaaatacatgtagatcaaaacTGGCATAGCCACAGCCACACCATGTTTATTTCTCATGATCAAAATCCCAAATGTGTTTGGTGGATAGAAACATTTGGATGACCTCCCTTTATTGATGTcaagttttttaattttattttaattatttttctttcatttataggatatatatattagaacttacatgtagatgtatatgtaaatagaaATCTTAGTGTATCCATCCCTGGTTGCTCATAggctgatatattttttttcctttttttgaaGTGAGCCAGAGATGGTCATATTTTCATGTCCATGAAGTCCTGAGCAATGACTGCATAATGCGACTTGTTATTTGGCATGTCATAATTTTTCTCATCCATTTTGCCCTTGAAAAAGAAGTTTTATAATTGTGCAgtgaaattatatttatgtaaatgtaccctaattcttctataATTGGGGATAGTgcgaaagtaaaattttatatttcgTTACGAGCCGtttggaaaagtaaatatatgagtatgttattcattagatggtctGACCATGTGAGCAAGAAAGAAACTTATTATTCcagctacaattacatatatactggctaaaatgagcaggccaggtgtcccaaaaattagaacaaatagagtatatttttgtttttgcataatGATGCGTATTCTAGGTTCATTGGGTTTGCCCTAGCAATATACATTGGTAGGGAAAGTAAATAGAAATGTACTGCAGGGGTATATTACACAAGTAATCAGcacaagttgttttttttttgtggagcAGGCTTGGTCTAAAAGTGCAAAAACTCCTCAAAATTAAAGCTGTGCACCTTAATCGGTGTTTACACCATGAGACTTGTTGCTACAAGATGTAGCCATCAATAAATAGCATGAGAACTGTCAattaataggggagttttgagttggaACACTTCTGTCgacaaaggtaaaaacagtcctaccgTGTTatatgacttgtgaaaaatgttaggcaaactttgttgatattaatttactgatcacccaCCTTTTCAATAGGCATATATGACATTTCTTTCCATTACAAACTTCTCAAGTTCCCAAACGTTTGGATTCTCAGTTTCTCCTTCTTTCATCTAATCTAAGTGACTTTTAATGACGTGTTTTTCAGACACCtgtgttatagtgaatgtgatcaaatgtagttgcctaacatttttcacaggtcacatgatacacgtggactttttctactttcatcaataaaaaatgtcaaactcaaaactcccctgtTTCATTTGAAAGTCATAATGGTAATAAGACAGAGTTGTCctacattttcatttcagtaaCCTTTTTTGCTGACTTCACCTTCATCaacacattaaaacacaaaagCTTAAAGCTGATGAAATTAGAACATGCATGTGTAGGGTTACaggaaagtatttttttttttgttacacatTAACTTTTATCTTTTATTGGCGTAAGTTTTACTTTGCTATATGCAGGGATCATTAAATAATGCCTTTTAGCCTAGTTAGGGCTGAGGTGGATATACTGTTTGCTGGTTGAGTCTTTTACACCAAGCTGTGGACATCTGCAAGACACtgcagaatttttttcattttttttttacattgcaggatttttaaaatctttattaCATTGcaggattttttattttttttacattgcaggattttttattttttttacattgcaggattttttttttttttaaattgcagGTTTTATGAGTTATCATATGGCATTGTGACAACGGAGTGGTGTCCCTTGATAGTGCATTTCACAGAAAGATGGAGCAAATACTTGATGCTCAGCATGAGACGATATAGACTAAAATAATTTCAAACAGAGAGTTTCatgaaaagtaatttagagtagacaaacTGGTATAACCCAATCAGATTTGCTTGTTGTGAGAGCTTGAAATGAGCTAAACAAGAAGGCATTGTGTAGCTCAGGTCATTAATGATGCACTGGGTCATTTGCATACGACTCTCCCACTCGTTGCCTAAATTGCGCACGTGCACTGTGAATCATGTCTCCTAAATGAGTTCAAATCTTGCACGCCATAATTCTACATTGAAAACTACGTTGAAGACACGTTGATGTTCCCCACCAGTCCTGGGGGTCTTGTTGGCAGAAAGAGGTTAACAGCTGTGGTCATGTGATGAAGCCATGCGGGTCAGCTTAGATGAGGATCAGTGTCGATCACTTCCCTTGTATCAATATGGTATACAGCTGTGGTCATGTAATAAAGCCATTCAGGTCAGCTTACATGAAGATCAGTGTTGATCACTTCCCTTGTATCAATATGGTATACAGCTGTGGTCATGCGATGAAGCCATTCGGGTCAGCTTACATGAAGATCAGTGTAGATCACTTCCCTTTGTATCAATATGGTATACAGCTGTGGTCATGTGATAAAGCCATTCAGGTCAGCTTAGATGAAGATCAGTGTAGATCACTTCCCTTTGTATCAATATGGTATACAGCTGTGGTCATGTGATAAAGCCATTCAGGTCAGCTTACATGAAGATCATTGGAGATCACTTCCCTTTGTATCAATATGGTATACAGCTGTAGTCATGGGATAAAGCCATTCAGGTCAGCTTACATGAAGATCATTGGAGATCACTTCCCTTTGTATCAATATGGTATACAGCTGTGGTCATGTGATAAAGCCATTCAGGTCAGCTTACATGAAGATCAGCGGAGATCACTTCCCTTGTATCAATATGGTGTTCACCTATGTGTCTCACACATGTGAAGGCTTGTAAGTTACGTGCCAAAGCCTGATGGTTTTTTTCTTCCTACCCCTTTAAACAAACGAAGgtagtgtaaatgaaatattatccGACGCAGTGTTAAACCTGAAATAATAAGTGAATgaatgtgaataaaataaagaaatgctcTATTTTAATCCCTAAAATGGTATTCTGCCATTTTTTATGTCACAACACAACACCGGGAATGTCATGAAATGATGAACATCTGTTGTTATAATGTCATGACTCGCTCCATAAGAATATTTTGTTCCGGAGGGATTGATAACAAAACCACACCTTGTCATAGTGTTAAGTCTGGGCATTTCGTGCAGtaattgaaatcatttttggtggTGATAAGCGTGACCTTTGACATTCATCAGTTAGAGTTAACTTTTATCcagaatatgtgtttttatgCGTACGTGTAGATAGCAttctttttctgttatttttccTCTAAGGCATCATGCGATTGGAGAGTCTATGCAAAATGTTGGTTTTTTGGGGggaacaaatatacatgtgtcttttGCAgtgtgaaatattgaaatattttttatgatataaCCTAtatttttcatctgacatgtctgaTCAGTATTCATACAAAAATTTCTACACCTGTTTTGAAGCATTAGTAACGTATCTCATCTACCCTCTGGTGTCATTCCTGGAAGCGAATACGGATGGCATGGGGAGGCAAATCTGTTGGACAAAGATTCATTGTgttgtaaattttcttttatcaGATGTATAAGCAGTATCAAATCATTCAGGTTTTTATGTATATAAGTTAATTGTCTTAATTAACAGAGCCACTAATTGACTTGTATAGTTTGTCACAAACATCCAGTGCTCAATTGGAATGCAGTTTATGGTGTCGTTAAAGATAAAgccgtttttatttttgattactGGATTTCAAGGCCCAGTGTCACAATAACGTcaaacaggtacatatataggAAAATGGTAATAATGAAAATggtacaaaatatcgtatgacaaatgtacaataaaaaaatgccATAcatcgctttgtgaaactggatcCAGTGGCACATAAAGAacataaaatgacacttttgatacaaaaaataatcaaacttcacaaaacatCAACCCTACAAAGTGGATGTGAATGATGTGAAACGTGAAATACTTTTTTGGTACTGACATTTCCTTCCCATGATAACCATGTTTATCTGTTGATAAGGTGTATTCTGTTACAGTGTTGATAACATGTAATCTGTTAGCagcagaatgacccaggagcctctcaccaactctctggtcgctgtgagttcaagtgcagctcatgctggctttctctctggctgtacgtgggaaggtctgtcagcaacctgcagatggtcgttgttttgccccaggctctgccaggtttcttcccaccataatgctggctgtggccatacaagtgaaatattcttgagaaacaccaataaataaatagtaacatGGTTGATATAAAACTTGTAATCTGAAACACTGTTGAAGTGTACTCTGTAACACTGTtggtacatgttacatgtattctgttacactgttggtacatgtaacatgtattctgttacactGTTAATGTTCATATGAGCATTTGAAGTGTACTCTGTAACacttggtacatgtaacatgtattgtGTTACAATGTTAATGACTTGTAATCTGTTACAATGTTGACAATATGTAATCTATAAATGTTATACTGTTCACAGCATGTACTCTATGACAATGTTAACAAGATGTAGCCTGTAACTTTGTTAGTACCATGTAATCTACAACATTAAGCTAGTAGTAATTAGGCTTTCTGATGCTCAGTCTCTAACTTTGCATTT from Liolophura sinensis isolate JHLJ2023 chromosome 3, CUHK_Ljap_v2, whole genome shotgun sequence carries:
- the LOC135463613 gene encoding ras-related protein Rab-20-like encodes the protein MASSPTSGKRKADLKVVILGDAAVGKTTLVHRYIEGKFEETISTIGASFFLKQWGPYNVAVWDTAGEEKYSGLSSFYCRGAGAAILAYDIREGKTFESLWARFTPLLEAADEKCVRVVVGTKLDLVKPGSREITLEEGEHFASEINEHIPKDRLKHIPYFETSSVTGESVEKMFEFILDYCLPLTEEMKLSMEGNTIHLKDSKTDTVKKNGCAC